A stretch of Candidatus Baltobacteraceae bacterium DNA encodes these proteins:
- a CDS encoding PilN domain-containing protein encodes MELDRIMRFDYVHDGRPDALERLRPSRIPEQLRTPLAALLTTAIVVCAWWGIEQFLLAQARDDVKEQSFRLTVSAAALSQAKIRQTRVETLLVIDSRLREIRRSGAALASGLADIANHVPNRAWLTSIARVDDGLEIDGRAEGLDGLSETLADLMSSSHVASPDLVRASKEDGDRTGRLIAFVVRVGELR; translated from the coding sequence ATGGAGCTTGACCGCATAATGCGCTTCGACTATGTTCACGACGGTCGCCCCGACGCGTTAGAGCGTCTTCGTCCGAGTCGAATTCCGGAGCAGTTGAGAACGCCGCTCGCGGCGCTTTTGACGACTGCCATCGTGGTGTGCGCGTGGTGGGGAATCGAACAGTTTCTGTTGGCGCAGGCGCGCGACGACGTGAAAGAGCAGTCGTTTCGCTTGACGGTGAGCGCCGCGGCGTTGAGCCAGGCGAAGATTCGGCAGACTCGCGTGGAGACGCTCCTGGTCATCGACTCCCGGCTTCGGGAGATCCGCCGCAGCGGCGCTGCCCTCGCCAGCGGACTGGCCGATATCGCCAATCATGTTCCAAATCGCGCGTGGCTCACCAGCATTGCTCGCGTCGATGACGGCCTCGAGATCGACGGCCGTGCGGAAGGCCTTGATGGTCTGAGCGAGACTCTGGCTGACCTCATGTCGAGCTCGCACGTTGCGTCCCCTGATTTGGTGCGGGCGAGCAAAGAAGACGGGGATCGGACCGGTCGGCTGATCGCCTTTGTGGTTCGCGTCGGAGAACTTCGATGA
- the pilO gene encoding type 4a pilus biogenesis protein PilO: MKLEKFDIRAGVRMTWILAASLFFGVGFALIWWPTSQDIAALEAQAKTLYDQADQNEAAVRHAVELRSLAKRVSQDVRLLSGQESRSATLAATVRLLGAEGRVFAVDVRSIVPEPAPSASPVAKQSVSNETLTGVPIEIDVRGRFRDLLHFIGDLPRHDVLIEVESASFADAGDASPKPLLNARIRATMFRYSGSIPKEV, from the coding sequence ATGAAGCTCGAGAAGTTCGATATCCGCGCCGGCGTCCGGATGACGTGGATTCTCGCAGCGTCGCTCTTCTTTGGCGTAGGGTTTGCCCTGATTTGGTGGCCGACGTCTCAAGATATTGCGGCACTCGAGGCTCAGGCGAAGACGCTCTACGATCAGGCCGATCAAAACGAAGCCGCGGTACGGCACGCCGTGGAGCTGCGCTCGCTGGCGAAACGTGTCTCACAAGACGTGCGTCTGCTCTCCGGCCAGGAGTCTCGAAGTGCTACCTTGGCGGCCACCGTACGTCTGCTCGGAGCAGAGGGGCGAGTGTTCGCGGTCGATGTTCGCTCGATCGTGCCCGAGCCGGCTCCGTCTGCTTCGCCCGTTGCGAAGCAATCCGTCTCGAACGAGACGTTGACGGGTGTGCCGATCGAGATCGACGTGCGTGGACGTTTCCGGGACCTGCTCCATTTTATCGGCGATCTCCCTCGTCATGACGTCTTGATCGAGGTCGAGAGCGCGAGTTTTGCCGATGCCGGTGACGCCTCGCCGAAGCCGCTCCTCAACGCACGAATTCGTGCAACGATGTTTCGCTACTCCGGTTCCATCCCAAAGGAGGTATGA
- a CDS encoding secretin N-terminal domain-containing protein produces the protein MKAALLIMALAVLCAARATAPNLITIDVHDADISDVIALLAAQSGENIVPDDSMKPERITLHLHDVTFGRALAVLVSAHDLQVHREGNVLIVGSADTMNRRYDESKANVGAQTVVLQLEHANPDDVAKEIVSALPLGTIIVPDRRTSAVVITGSGDTVARARRLIAALDAPTIGAGSGSETRSYSLKYVKADDAIKQLKILAPEGTYVADDEHNGVIVDGSDGVQSTVATLFATLDRPSPQVMFEVKVADVTPQNDSSNFGLEFGGTNLQGTTTLGSTAYAFAGGSVPVNVTLNALITQGRAQILATPKLVTLNNKEADLLIGETYPIVFNTSVLGGQNVQFVDIGVKLRLTPTIGDDGVVTAELHPEYSEIEGLTDTGYPIITNRKIDSTLRVNDSQTIVLGGLMRDVTSETITKVPGLADIPILGKFFQNKETSHERDEIVFLITPHVIYPKETPGNR, from the coding sequence GTGAAAGCAGCGCTCCTCATCATGGCTTTAGCGGTGCTTTGCGCAGCACGAGCCACGGCTCCGAACCTGATAACCATCGACGTCCACGATGCCGACATCAGCGATGTGATCGCGTTGCTGGCTGCGCAGTCGGGCGAGAACATCGTGCCCGACGACTCGATGAAGCCGGAGCGGATCACGCTTCATCTGCACGACGTAACCTTCGGGCGTGCGCTCGCCGTGCTGGTCAGCGCGCACGACCTGCAGGTTCATCGCGAGGGGAACGTCCTGATCGTCGGGTCTGCCGACACGATGAACCGGCGCTATGACGAAAGCAAAGCCAATGTGGGCGCGCAAACGGTCGTGTTACAGCTCGAGCATGCGAACCCGGACGACGTGGCCAAGGAGATCGTTTCCGCGCTCCCGTTAGGCACGATCATCGTGCCGGATCGGCGAACCAGCGCCGTGGTCATAACCGGCAGCGGCGATACGGTGGCTCGCGCTCGCCGTTTGATCGCCGCGCTGGACGCACCGACGATAGGAGCAGGGAGCGGGAGCGAGACGCGGTCGTACTCGCTGAAGTACGTCAAAGCGGACGACGCCATAAAGCAGCTCAAAATTCTCGCTCCCGAAGGGACCTACGTTGCCGACGACGAGCACAACGGCGTCATCGTGGACGGGAGTGACGGCGTGCAAAGTACGGTCGCCACCCTTTTTGCCACACTCGACCGTCCGAGCCCGCAGGTGATGTTCGAGGTCAAAGTTGCGGACGTGACGCCACAGAACGACAGCAGCAACTTTGGGCTCGAATTCGGGGGCACGAACCTCCAAGGTACGACGACGCTTGGTTCGACCGCCTACGCCTTTGCCGGCGGTTCAGTTCCGGTAAACGTGACGCTCAACGCATTGATTACGCAGGGTCGAGCGCAGATACTCGCGACCCCGAAGCTCGTTACGCTCAACAATAAGGAAGCCGACCTGTTGATCGGCGAGACGTATCCGATCGTATTCAATACGTCGGTTCTCGGTGGCCAGAACGTGCAATTCGTGGACATCGGCGTGAAGCTTCGATTGACGCCCACGATCGGCGACGACGGCGTCGTTACCGCTGAATTGCATCCGGAATACAGCGAAATCGAAGGTTTGACCGACACGGGTTACCCGATTATCACGAATAGAAAAATCGACAGCACGTTGCGAGTCAACGATTCTCAAACGATCGTGCTGGGCGGCCTGATGCGCGACGTAACGAGCGAAACGATCACGAAAGTGCCGGGGCTCGCCGACATACCCATTCTTGGGAAGTTCTTTCAGAATAAAGAAACCTCGCACGAGCGCGACGAGATCGTGTTCCTCATCACGCCACATGTGATCTATCCCAAGGAGACGCCCGGCAACCGCTAG
- a CDS encoding S9 family peptidase, translating to MKKLALMPLLACVFLVPHALAARAAAPPLTLAGLRSLVGVSHVNISSDGTKVVFIASYGDYKHDRYEKRLMEVSSAGGATAMLTGVLKGLDDPQWSPSGDRIAYLADDDHDVAQVYTVSANGTKPVQVTRAKRDVEQYAWNPAGTLIAYVTADGPADPAAAARHDDLWSVHDDGFLTTYQPRPSHLWIAQSDGSSDRRLTEGSWGVLEAAPPFVGTATDPSWSANGKSIVFTMQSNADDSDSDRTSIAMVDVASGTVTKLDKRTQYEYQPVYAPRANDIAYLYPHGPGPISVLDVFIGNANSNRDATPALNRDVTDVGWLPGNRLLMLVSDGPQTALYAQGPTGRAARLPLGALNPSEFSIAKNGAIAFVASTTAQPSEVYLLPAAGATVRRLTNLNPRFNLFAYGKSEEITWRAADGTRSDGILTYPVGYVAGKKYPLVLRIHGGPEAFTSLAFEPLRQLFAGLGYFVFEPNYRGSDNLGNAHEHAIYKDPGEGPGNDVMAGVAALEKTGMIDTSREAVTGHSYGGYMTTWIIGHWHHWRSAVVGDGMVDWVEEYNLSGTGNLAWTRDSLGGSPWNPRVAPLYRSGSPITYVHQIVTPTLIISGTADEQVPVSESYELYHALHDEGVPVRFIAIPTAKHHPNDPVRTEGYDRVTLDWVERHMR from the coding sequence ATGAAGAAACTCGCGCTGATGCCGCTTTTGGCATGTGTCTTTCTCGTGCCCCATGCGCTTGCTGCGCGCGCTGCAGCGCCGCCGCTGACCTTAGCGGGCCTACGTTCCTTGGTCGGTGTTTCGCACGTGAACATCAGTTCCGACGGCACAAAGGTCGTCTTTATCGCATCGTACGGCGACTACAAGCACGATAGATACGAGAAACGGTTGATGGAGGTCTCGAGTGCCGGTGGCGCGACCGCGATGCTGACCGGCGTGCTCAAAGGATTGGACGACCCGCAATGGTCGCCTTCCGGCGATCGCATTGCGTACCTCGCCGACGACGATCACGACGTCGCGCAGGTGTATACCGTGTCGGCAAACGGCACGAAGCCCGTGCAAGTCACGCGCGCGAAGCGCGACGTGGAGCAGTACGCGTGGAATCCCGCCGGCACACTGATCGCGTACGTCACCGCAGACGGGCCGGCCGATCCGGCTGCCGCTGCTCGTCACGACGACCTCTGGAGCGTGCACGACGACGGCTTTCTCACCACGTACCAACCGCGACCCTCACATCTTTGGATCGCGCAATCCGACGGCAGCAGCGATCGCCGTTTGACCGAAGGCTCCTGGGGCGTGCTCGAGGCGGCGCCGCCGTTCGTCGGCACGGCAACCGATCCGTCGTGGTCGGCCAACGGCAAATCGATCGTGTTCACGATGCAATCCAACGCCGATGATTCGGACTCCGATCGCACCTCGATCGCGATGGTCGACGTGGCGAGCGGCACGGTGACCAAACTCGATAAGCGTACGCAATACGAATATCAACCCGTCTACGCGCCGCGCGCGAACGACATCGCGTATCTCTACCCGCACGGTCCCGGACCGATCAGCGTGCTCGACGTCTTTATCGGCAACGCGAATTCGAACCGCGACGCCACGCCCGCACTCAATCGCGACGTGACCGACGTCGGCTGGCTACCCGGCAATCGCTTGTTGATGCTCGTGTCCGACGGGCCGCAAACCGCGCTCTACGCGCAAGGCCCCACCGGCCGGGCGGCGCGGCTTCCGCTTGGCGCGCTCAATCCGTCGGAGTTCAGCATCGCAAAGAACGGCGCAATCGCGTTCGTCGCGAGCACGACCGCACAACCGTCGGAAGTCTATCTTCTTCCCGCGGCCGGGGCGACGGTGCGCCGCCTTACGAATCTCAACCCGCGCTTCAATCTCTTCGCCTACGGCAAGAGCGAAGAAATCACGTGGAGAGCGGCCGACGGCACGCGCAGCGACGGCATTTTGACGTATCCGGTCGGCTACGTTGCGGGGAAGAAATATCCGCTGGTGCTGCGCATCCACGGTGGACCCGAGGCATTCACCTCGCTCGCGTTCGAGCCGCTGCGCCAACTTTTCGCCGGGCTCGGCTACTTCGTGTTCGAGCCGAATTACCGCGGCAGCGACAATCTGGGCAACGCGCACGAACACGCGATCTACAAAGATCCGGGCGAAGGCCCGGGCAACGACGTGATGGCCGGCGTCGCTGCGCTCGAGAAAACGGGGATGATCGACACCTCGCGCGAGGCGGTGACCGGTCACTCCTACGGCGGCTACATGACCACGTGGATCATCGGCCACTGGCACCATTGGCGCTCGGCCGTCGTGGGCGACGGCATGGTGGACTGGGTCGAGGAATACAATCTCTCGGGAACCGGCAATCTTGCCTGGACGCGCGATTCGCTCGGCGGCTCGCCGTGGAACCCGCGCGTCGCCCCGCTCTATCGTTCAGGATCACCGATCACGTACGTGCACCAGATCGTCACCCCGACGCTGATCATCTCGGGAACCGCCGACGAACAGGTGCCGGTCTCCGAATCATACGAGTTGTATCACGCGCTGCACGACGAGGGCGTGCCGGTGCGCTTCATCGCGATCCCGACGGCCAAGCATCATCCGAACGATCCGGTTCGCACCGAAGGCTACGACCGCGTGACGCTCGATTGGGTCGAACGGCACATGAGATAA
- a CDS encoding HU family DNA-binding protein: protein MRLVNYCPRFRKDSMTKNELARELAEEMDVPRRQVVDLIEAMLEKITDVLKSGDKVQLTPFGQFKVRDRAARIARNPKTGEPIKVPAKRVLKFIAGRTLKEAVGTARRGGAAKKSSAKKSTAKKSAAKKAPARKAAAKKSPARKKGR from the coding sequence ATGCGCTTGGTCAATTACTGCCCACGTTTCCGAAAGGACAGCATGACCAAGAACGAGTTAGCTCGTGAGCTCGCCGAAGAGATGGATGTCCCGCGTCGCCAGGTCGTCGACCTGATTGAAGCGATGCTGGAGAAGATCACCGACGTGCTCAAGTCGGGCGATAAGGTTCAACTCACCCCCTTCGGCCAGTTCAAAGTTCGGGACCGCGCGGCCCGCATCGCGCGCAATCCGAAGACGGGCGAGCCGATCAAAGTCCCGGCCAAGCGCGTGCTGAAATTCATTGCCGGACGCACGTTGAAGGAAGCCGTCGGCACCGCCCGGCGCGGCGGCGCCGCGAAGAAGTCGTCGGCCAAAAAGTCGACGGCCAAAAAATCGGCGGCCAAAAAGGCTCCGGCTCGGAAGGCTGCCGCCAAAAAGAGCCCGGCTCGCAAAAAAGGCCGCTAA
- a CDS encoding type 1 glutamine amidotransferase domain-containing protein: MLQELAGLRIAILVDDAFEQVEMTKPREALNEAGAQTILISPQSPEVRGWNQHTPGDTFAVDMPLSQAHAGDFDGLLLPGGVINADTLRTNPQAVEFVRGFVDAGKAIAAICHAPWMLVEANAVRDRTLTSWPSLQTDIRNAGGNWVDRMVVDDNALVTSRKPDDIPAFNIAAIACFAGHRPVAKAVQR, translated from the coding sequence ATGTTGCAAGAACTCGCCGGACTGCGCATCGCCATCCTGGTGGACGACGCGTTCGAACAAGTCGAGATGACCAAACCGCGTGAAGCCTTGAATGAAGCCGGCGCGCAGACCATCTTGATCTCGCCGCAAAGCCCCGAGGTACGGGGCTGGAATCAGCACACGCCGGGCGATACGTTCGCGGTCGACATGCCGCTTTCGCAAGCCCACGCGGGCGATTTCGACGGCCTGCTGCTTCCCGGCGGCGTGATCAACGCCGACACGTTACGGACCAATCCGCAGGCGGTCGAATTCGTGCGCGGATTCGTGGACGCCGGCAAGGCGATCGCCGCGATCTGTCACGCGCCCTGGATGCTGGTGGAAGCAAACGCCGTACGCGACCGCACGCTCACCTCGTGGCCGTCGCTGCAGACCGATATTCGCAACGCCGGCGGCAACTGGGTCGACCGCATGGTGGTGGACGACAACGCGCTGGTGACGAGCCGCAAACCGGATGATATTCCGGCCTTCAACATCGCCGCGATCGCGTGTTTTGCGGGCCACCGCCCGGTCGCCAAGGCGGTTCAGCGCTAG
- the aroC gene encoding chorismate synthase, translated as MFRYLTAGESHGPALVGILDGLPAHLRLDVERINQTLARRQGGYGRGQRMKIERDEVEFLAGVRGSETLGSPIAVIVRNRDYENVRALMDPITGAGKQLTNPRPGHADYAGALKYRQRDLRNVLERASARETAMRVCLGAICAQFLETLGIRTRSYVHQIGSVVSPELEDFSQDDVEASDVRNPDPATQAKMIAAIDAAKAAGDTLGGVFVVRVDGLPVGIGSNRQPETRLDGVLAGALMGMQTVKAVEVGLGADVASRPGSQAHDTFGLESGEVVRGSNRAGGIEGGMSNGQPIVLRISVKPIPTLMKALPSVNLHQQTDAPATIVRSDVCVVPAAGIVGEAMVRLALVAPVLEKYGGDSIEETRDNLRRANEAAAALFAPAPESV; from the coding sequence GTGTTCCGCTATCTCACGGCGGGCGAATCGCATGGACCGGCGCTCGTCGGAATCCTCGACGGGCTGCCCGCGCATCTCCGGCTCGACGTCGAACGCATCAACCAAACCCTGGCTCGCCGCCAGGGCGGTTACGGCCGCGGCCAACGCATGAAAATCGAGCGTGACGAGGTCGAATTTCTGGCCGGTGTCCGCGGCAGCGAAACGTTGGGCTCCCCGATTGCGGTGATCGTGCGCAACCGCGATTACGAGAACGTGCGCGCGCTGATGGATCCGATCACCGGCGCCGGCAAGCAGCTCACCAATCCGCGACCCGGCCACGCCGATTACGCCGGCGCGCTTAAATATCGCCAGCGCGATCTGCGCAACGTGCTCGAGCGCGCGAGCGCGCGCGAAACCGCGATGCGCGTCTGCCTCGGCGCGATCTGCGCGCAATTCCTCGAGACGCTCGGCATCCGCACGCGCAGTTACGTGCATCAAATCGGCAGTGTGGTCTCGCCCGAGTTGGAGGATTTTTCCCAGGACGACGTCGAGGCGAGCGACGTGCGCAATCCCGATCCGGCCACGCAAGCCAAGATGATCGCGGCGATCGACGCGGCCAAGGCCGCGGGCGATACGCTGGGCGGCGTGTTCGTGGTGCGGGTCGACGGTCTGCCGGTCGGCATCGGCAGCAATCGTCAACCCGAAACCCGGCTCGACGGCGTGCTGGCGGGTGCGCTCATGGGCATGCAGACCGTGAAGGCGGTGGAAGTCGGGCTCGGCGCCGATGTCGCGTCGCGCCCGGGTTCGCAAGCGCACGACACGTTCGGGCTGGAAAGCGGCGAGGTGGTGCGCGGGAGCAACCGCGCCGGCGGTATCGAGGGCGGCATGAGCAACGGGCAGCCGATCGTGCTGCGCATTTCGGTGAAGCCGATTCCCACGTTGATGAAAGCGCTGCCGTCGGTGAATTTGCACCAGCAAACCGACGCGCCGGCGACGATCGTGCGCAGCGACGTGTGCGTGGTGCCGGCGGCGGGCATCGTGGGCGAAGCGATGGTGCGCCTCGCGCTGGTGGCGCCGGTGCTCGAAAAATACGGCGGCGATTCGATCGAAGAAACGCGCGATAATCTGCGGCGCGCGAACGAGGCGGCGGCAGCGCTCTTCGCGCCGGCGCCGGAGAGTGTGTGA
- a CDS encoding shikimate kinase, with protein MKQHIALVGFMASGKSTIGKRLARKLKCAFFDTDDIVVKQHGAISDIFYSEGEDAFRNYEHDAIASVVSEGEAGVLACGGGALSYEPSAKLLKKRAYRIFIKVTPEQVLERLRKSRTVRPLLGPTPSLARIKHLYTKRMPQYAHADCVIEADGMSSAQVVEAIVEWLHKKKIEI; from the coding sequence GTGAAGCAGCACATCGCGCTGGTCGGCTTCATGGCGTCGGGAAAATCGACGATCGGCAAGCGCCTCGCGCGTAAGCTCAAATGTGCCTTTTTCGATACCGACGATATCGTGGTGAAGCAGCACGGCGCGATCTCCGACATTTTTTACAGCGAGGGCGAGGACGCGTTTCGCAACTATGAGCACGACGCCATCGCATCGGTGGTGAGCGAGGGCGAGGCGGGTGTCTTGGCCTGCGGCGGCGGCGCGCTCAGTTACGAGCCCTCGGCCAAGCTGCTGAAGAAACGCGCCTATCGCATCTTCATCAAAGTCACGCCCGAGCAAGTGCTGGAGCGCCTGCGCAAGAGCCGCACCGTCCGGCCTCTGCTCGGACCAACGCCATCGCTTGCGCGGATCAAGCATCTCTACACCAAACGGATGCCGCAGTACGCGCATGCGGATTGCGTCATTGAAGCCGACGGCATGAGCTCCGCTCAAGTCGTCGAGGCGATCGTCGAGTGGCTGCACAAGAAGAAAATCGAGATCTAG
- a CDS encoding 3-dehydroquinate synthase family protein, with the protein MAAQEENRDLASDFIVNTDLRYPICVGEDVRAPLGSFIEHRGQRFMILSDAHRDVVRVALDIDKLPGSLGMLAFALGESRKRLSTVEMVHDALLELGVARDTLIIGVGGGVASDLFGFCAATYMRGVPYVHVATTLVAMVDAAVGGKTGVDVRAGKNIVGSFTDPVAVFAHTGALQTLEYRHLREGLAEVVKAAIIEGDAFFESIEALAPHAFWRWPWLEVVAEAIKVKTMIVADDRQEAGIRELLNLGHTFGHALETASGYRVSHGVGVALGLRAAGLLAMRTGRFSEEEHLRILATMALLGMPLSTSVGVEATLAAMASDKKKRGGKLRFVLPRAIGDVEYGIEVPERTVRSVLAQLRRSPESFG; encoded by the coding sequence GTGGCTGCACAAGAAGAAAATCGAGATCTAGCCTCGGACTTCATCGTCAATACCGACCTGCGCTATCCCATTTGCGTGGGCGAGGACGTGCGCGCGCCGCTCGGCTCGTTCATCGAGCATCGCGGGCAGCGTTTCATGATACTCAGCGACGCGCATCGCGACGTGGTGCGGGTCGCGCTTGATATCGACAAACTGCCCGGCTCGCTCGGCATGCTCGCCTTCGCGCTGGGCGAGAGCCGCAAACGGCTCTCGACGGTCGAAATGGTGCACGATGCGCTTCTCGAGTTGGGCGTAGCGCGCGACACGCTGATCATCGGCGTAGGCGGCGGCGTTGCAAGCGATCTCTTCGGCTTCTGCGCCGCAACCTATATGCGCGGGGTGCCCTATGTACATGTCGCGACCACGCTGGTCGCGATGGTCGATGCCGCGGTTGGCGGGAAGACGGGCGTCGACGTGCGCGCGGGCAAGAACATCGTCGGCAGCTTCACCGACCCGGTGGCGGTGTTCGCACACACGGGCGCGTTGCAGACGCTGGAGTATCGTCACCTGCGTGAAGGCTTGGCGGAAGTGGTGAAGGCCGCAATAATCGAGGGCGATGCATTCTTCGAATCGATCGAGGCGCTCGCGCCGCACGCATTTTGGCGCTGGCCGTGGCTCGAAGTGGTCGCCGAGGCGATCAAGGTGAAGACGATGATCGTCGCCGACGACCGCCAGGAAGCGGGGATCCGCGAACTGCTCAACCTGGGTCACACGTTCGGGCATGCGTTGGAAACGGCCAGCGGCTATCGCGTTTCGCATGGCGTCGGCGTAGCGTTGGGTTTGCGCGCGGCTGGCCTGCTCGCAATGCGAACCGGCCGCTTTTCGGAGGAAGAACATCTTCGCATCCTCGCGACCATGGCGCTGCTGGGCATGCCGCTGAGCACCTCGGTCGGCGTCGAAGCCACGCTCGCGGCAATGGCGAGCGATAAGAAGAAGCGCGGAGGTAAGCTGCGTTTCGTGCTGCCGCGTGCGATCGGTGACGTGGAATACGGCATCGAGGTGCCCGAGCGCACGGTGCGCAGCGTGCTCGCGCAGCTTCGCCGTTCGCCCGAATCGTTCGGCTGA
- the priA gene encoding primosomal protein N' → MPRVVDALATIRSSRFDLPLTYDAGAFELAVGEVVRVPLGNREVLAYVVTAPYEAPPDSKRKAVLERLDVPRAFDEDGLHLALFVAEYYVCTLGEALSAAVLAGALPRTIDSFVRTVAQPSPRRYPSVPARLVRLIWEELGDGFALETLLRHPDARRAGDRGALLRHLQTLVRSGELRRERRFVQPKTSAYRMRVLYPGDAPIRGSKARALAVFVREQPGVPRADALLAGFSNAVIARAVKAGALEEREVEPARARSFKALGDAPFPPTPEQAVALERVGSALDTRAFRELLLFGVTGSGKTYVYVEAIKRVVREGGRAIVLVPEISLTPQTARRFEESFGDRVAVLHSALSERERFDAWQACARGEIDIVVGARSAIYAPLRDVRLCVVDEAHETSYKQETVPRYHAVTVARERMRAANGVLVLGSATPPLESYEAALRGKIELVALRVRASAQPMPHVHIVDLAKEFESGNRRIFSTMLAEALGERIERGEKCVLFVNRRGSGGFVLCRNCGHVPHCPRCDVSLSAHRSEGLLRCHYCDFQMPLPRVCPQCGLETIREFGVGTERVAEEVARLFPDARVVRMDSDTTTRIGDHARLLTEFGERGDVLVGTQMVAKGLDFPTVTLVGVVAADVGLHIPDFRAAERTFDLIAQVCGRSGRASVGEAIVQTYAPEHPAIVYAAEHDYEGFARGELEQRRELRYPPFSRLVYFGVIGRGRKAAQSAGARYAEILRAANIGEVLGPAPYAIARVNNEWRFRIAVKTRTPKPLRAAIREKLVPLARADRATRLAINVDP, encoded by the coding sequence ATGCCCCGCGTGGTGGATGCGCTCGCGACGATTCGCTCGTCGCGCTTCGATTTGCCGCTCACCTATGATGCGGGCGCGTTCGAGTTAGCGGTGGGCGAGGTGGTTCGCGTGCCGCTCGGCAATCGCGAGGTGCTGGCCTACGTCGTCACCGCTCCCTACGAGGCGCCGCCGGATTCCAAACGCAAGGCGGTGCTCGAACGGCTCGACGTGCCGCGTGCGTTCGACGAGGACGGTTTGCATCTCGCGCTCTTCGTCGCGGAATACTACGTGTGCACGCTCGGCGAAGCGCTCTCGGCCGCGGTGCTTGCCGGCGCGCTGCCGCGCACGATCGATAGCTTCGTGCGCACGGTCGCGCAGCCGAGTCCGCGGCGCTACCCGTCGGTTCCGGCGCGGCTCGTGCGATTGATTTGGGAAGAGCTCGGCGACGGCTTCGCGCTCGAAACGCTGCTGCGTCATCCGGACGCGCGCCGCGCCGGTGACCGCGGCGCCCTGCTGCGGCACCTGCAAACGCTCGTGCGCAGCGGCGAACTGCGGCGCGAGCGGCGCTTCGTGCAGCCCAAGACCAGTGCATACCGCATGCGCGTGCTCTATCCGGGCGATGCGCCGATTCGCGGGAGTAAAGCGCGGGCGCTGGCGGTGTTCGTGCGCGAGCAGCCCGGTGTGCCGCGCGCCGATGCGCTGCTGGCGGGATTCTCCAACGCGGTGATCGCGCGCGCGGTCAAAGCCGGCGCGCTCGAGGAGCGCGAGGTGGAACCGGCACGCGCGCGTTCGTTCAAGGCGCTGGGCGATGCGCCGTTCCCGCCGACGCCCGAACAAGCTGTCGCACTGGAACGCGTCGGGTCGGCGCTCGATACGCGCGCATTTCGCGAGCTGCTGCTCTTCGGGGTGACCGGCAGCGGCAAGACCTACGTCTACGTCGAGGCGATCAAACGCGTCGTGCGCGAGGGCGGGCGCGCAATCGTGCTCGTGCCCGAGATTTCGCTCACCCCCCAGACGGCGCGGCGCTTTGAGGAGAGCTTTGGCGATCGCGTTGCGGTGCTGCACTCGGCGCTCTCCGAGCGCGAGCGCTTCGATGCGTGGCAAGCCTGCGCGCGCGGCGAGATCGACATCGTGGTCGGGGCGCGCAGCGCGATCTACGCGCCGCTGCGCGATGTGCGGCTGTGCGTGGTCGACGAGGCACACGAGACCTCGTACAAGCAGGAGACGGTGCCGCGCTATCATGCGGTCACCGTCGCGCGCGAGCGGATGCGCGCCGCGAACGGCGTGCTGGTGCTCGGCAGTGCGACGCCGCCGCTCGAGAGCTACGAAGCTGCGCTGCGCGGCAAGATCGAGTTGGTCGCGCTGCGCGTACGCGCGAGCGCGCAGCCGATGCCGCACGTGCATATCGTCGACTTGGCCAAGGAATTCGAATCCGGCAACCGCCGGATCTTCTCGACCATGCTTGCGGAGGCACTCGGCGAGCGGATCGAACGCGGCGAGAAGTGCGTGCTCTTCGTCAACCGGCGCGGGAGCGGCGGCTTCGTGCTCTGCCGTAATTGCGGTCACGTGCCGCATTGCCCGCGCTGCGACGTCTCGCTCTCCGCACATCGCAGCGAAGGTCTCCTCCGCTGTCACTACTGCGACTTTCAGATGCCGCTGCCGCGTGTGTGCCCGCAGTGCGGGCTCGAAACGATTCGCGAGTTCGGCGTGGGCACGGAACGGGTGGCAGAAGAAGTGGCACGGCTTTTTCCGGATGCTCGGGTGGTGCGGATGGATTCGGATACGACGACGCGCATCGGCGATCACGCGCGCCTCCTCACGGAGTTCGGCGAGCGCGGCGACGTGCTGGTCGGCACGCAGATGGTCGCCAAGGGCCTTGACTTCCCGACGGTTACATTGGTCGGTGTCGTAGCCGCCGACGTCGGTTTGCACATTCCTGATTTCCGCGCCGCGGAGCGCACGTTCGATCTGATCGCGCAGGTCTGCGGGCGCAGCGGGCGCGCGAGCGTGGGCGAGGCGATCGTGCAGACCTACGCGCCGGAGCATCCGGCGATCGTCTACGCCGCAGAGCACGACTACGAGGGGTTCGCGCGCGGCGAACTCGAGCAGCGGCGCGAACTGCGCTACCCGCCGTTCTCGCGGCTCGTCTATTTCGGCGTCATCGGGCGCGGCCGTAAAGCCGCGCAGAGCGCGGGGGCGCGCTATGCGGAGATCTTGCGCGCCGCGAATATCGGCGAGGTGCTCGGGCCGGCGCCGTACGCGATCGCGCGCGTCAACAACGAGTGGCGCTTCCGCATTGCGGTGAAGACGCGAACACCAAAGCCGCTCCGCGCAGCCATACGAGAGAAGCTCGTGCCCCTCGCTCGCGCCGACCGCGCGACGCGCCTGGCAATCAATGTCGATCCTTAA